One region of Impatiens glandulifera unplaced genomic scaffold, dImpGla2.1, whole genome shotgun sequence genomic DNA includes:
- the LOC124917407 gene encoding uncharacterized protein LOC124917407, which yields MEETMTRLESETDQENETPHPSRSNLRDEERSEPDAGQSSRKEVSATSPPKSPARTSSSKSPDRQHNDIETDNLVSSQNDPPRNDPPRNDPPAESAISKEMIKACFEEFFRDTIAPWKAKMEEYTESSHRMIDSVNQRIETIEEGNAQTDSSLKAVSAQLEELIAAKMAADEVRIKENEIAALKIQEEENERLRILKEREQSDAAMARQVPEEENDEPTQNAVPSSTSAIHTTRAKTKKRKQAEREAAKRAQSVMDDFAELTGVSHVNLEQSDSDEDEENVPPLQKRTRVILINVKPLRAVSPSSLPQRSPAHQALLSTRRAPATGRSGNRASSSRPGYDPCTPGRGLMSN from the coding sequence ATGGAAGAAACAATGACCCGGCTGGAATCAGAGACTGATCAGGAAAATGAAACTCCCCACCCCTCTCGGTCAAATCTTCGTGATGAAGAAAGATCGGAGCCTGACGCCGGCCAATCTTCAAGAAAGGAAGTCAGCGCCACCTCTCCACCAAAGTCCCCGGCTAGGACTTCTTCAAGTAAGTCCCCTGACCGACAACACAATGATATTGAGACGGATAATTTGGTGTCTAGTCAAAATGATCCTCCCCGCAACGATCCTCCCCGCAATGATCCTCCGGCAGAGTCTGCCATATCTAAAGAAATGATCAAGGCATGCTTCGAGGAATTCTTCCGAGACACCATTGCACCATGGAAGGCTAAGATGGAAGAATACACAGAATCATCGCACCGGATGATTGACTCTGTGAATCAACGGATTGAAACCATTGAAGAAGGAAATGCTCAAACCGACTCCTCTTTAAAAGCAGTTTCGGCACAGCTTGAAGAACTCATCGCGGCTAAGATGGCCGCCGACGAAGTAAGAATCAAGGAAAATGAAATAGCAGCCCTGAAGATTCaggaagaagagaatgaaaGACTAAGAATTTTGAAGGAAAGGGAACAATCGGATGCGGCAATGGCCCGACAGGTTCCTGAAGAAGAAAATGACGAGCCGACACAGAATGCAGTTCCATCCTCTACTTCGGCTATCCACACAACCCGAGCCAAGACAAAGAAGAGAAAACAAGCCGAAAGGGAAGCGGCCAAAAGAGCTCAATCGGTGATGGACGACTTTGCTGAACTGACGGGTGTATCACATGTTAACTTAGAACAATCGGACTCCGATGAAGATGAGGAAAATGTTCCTCCGCTGCAGAAACGAACGCGGGTTATTCTGATCAATGTAAAGCCTCTTCGCGCAGTTTCTCCAAGTTCCCTGCCTCAAAGATCTCCGGCCCATCAAGCACTTCTTTCAACACGGCGTGCACCGGCAACCGGTCGGTCAGGCAATCGAGCATCCTCTTCCAGGCCAGGCTACGATCCGTGCACTCCAGGGAGAGGGCTGATGTCTAACTAA